Proteins encoded by one window of Nocardioides euryhalodurans:
- a CDS encoding ABC transporter ATP-binding protein: MKLEIKGLTKRFGAFTANDHIDLTVEPGEIHCLLGENGAGKSTLMNMLYGLLEPTEGEVLLDGKPLTFSSPGDAMAAGIGMVHQHFMLIPVFTVAENVMLGREQTRGLGVLNRAGASAMVRELSDRYKLAVDPDALVEDIPVGVQQRVEIIKALANDAQVLILDEPTAVLTPQEIDELMDIMRALKERGTSIIFITHKLREVKAIGDRISVIRRGKVVGTAPPTASEAELAEMMVGRSVKLKVDKPPADVGKAVLEARGVTVVDSRGVPVVKDVSFEARAGEVLGIAGVQGNGQTELIKAMMGLIKPSAGEIWLAGENISKHGPRESLEDGIGYIPEDRSHDGFVGSFSVRENLVLDLYRNDEFSRGLALDRDAIVANADSRIEEFDIRTENRESPVSSLSGGNQQKVVVAREFSRPLKVLVASQPTRGVDVGSIEFIHKRIIEERDRGTAVVIVSTELDEIFALADRIAVMYDGRIVGTVSPDIAREDIGLMMAGAHEPEEASA; this comes from the coding sequence ATGAAGCTCGAGATCAAGGGGCTCACCAAGCGGTTCGGGGCGTTCACCGCCAATGACCACATCGATCTCACCGTGGAGCCCGGTGAGATCCACTGCCTCCTCGGGGAGAACGGCGCCGGCAAGTCGACGCTGATGAACATGCTCTACGGGCTGCTCGAGCCCACCGAGGGCGAAGTCCTGCTCGACGGCAAGCCGCTGACCTTCTCCTCGCCCGGGGACGCGATGGCGGCCGGCATCGGCATGGTGCACCAGCACTTCATGCTGATCCCCGTCTTCACCGTCGCCGAGAACGTCATGCTGGGTCGCGAGCAGACCCGCGGCCTGGGGGTCCTCAACCGCGCCGGCGCCTCGGCCATGGTGCGCGAGCTCTCCGACCGCTACAAGCTGGCGGTCGACCCCGACGCCCTGGTCGAGGACATCCCGGTGGGGGTCCAGCAGCGGGTCGAGATCATCAAGGCGCTCGCCAACGACGCCCAGGTGCTGATCCTCGACGAGCCGACGGCGGTGCTCACGCCGCAGGAGATCGACGAGCTGATGGACATCATGCGGGCGCTCAAGGAGCGCGGCACCTCCATCATCTTCATCACCCACAAGCTCCGCGAGGTCAAGGCGATCGGCGACCGGATCAGCGTGATCCGCCGCGGCAAGGTCGTCGGCACCGCCCCGCCGACCGCCAGCGAGGCCGAGCTTGCCGAGATGATGGTCGGCCGCTCGGTCAAGCTCAAGGTCGACAAGCCCCCCGCCGACGTCGGCAAGGCCGTGCTCGAGGCGCGCGGGGTCACCGTCGTCGACTCCCGGGGCGTCCCGGTCGTCAAGGACGTGAGCTTCGAGGCCCGCGCCGGGGAGGTGCTCGGCATCGCCGGCGTCCAGGGCAACGGCCAGACCGAGCTGATCAAGGCGATGATGGGGCTGATCAAGCCCTCGGCGGGCGAGATCTGGCTCGCCGGGGAGAACATCAGCAAGCACGGCCCGCGCGAGAGCCTCGAGGACGGCATCGGCTACATCCCCGAGGATCGCTCCCACGACGGCTTCGTCGGCTCCTTCAGCGTCCGCGAGAACCTCGTCCTCGACCTCTACCGCAACGACGAGTTCTCCCGTGGCCTCGCGCTGGACCGCGACGCCATCGTCGCGAACGCCGACTCCCGGATCGAGGAGTTCGACATCCGTACGGAGAACCGCGAGAGCCCGGTGAGCTCGTTGTCCGGCGGCAACCAGCAGAAGGTCGTCGTCGCGCGCGAGTTCTCGCGTCCGCTCAAGGTCCTCGTCGCCTCGCAGCCGACGCGCGGTGTCGACGTCGGCTCGATCGAGTTCATCCACAAGCGGATCATCGAGGAGCGCGACCGCGGTACCGCCGTCGTCATCGTCTCCACCGAGCTCGACGAGATCTTCGCCCTCGCCGACCGGATCGCCGTCATGTACGACGGCCGCATCGTCGGCACGGTGAGCCCTGACATCGCCCGCGAGGACATCGGCCTGATGATGGCCGGCGCCCACGAGCCCGAGGAGGCCTCCGCATGA
- a CDS encoding BMP family lipoprotein: MAAVAALALSLAACGERAEDSPQAEEIDFKACMVSDSGGFDDKSFNQTSLAGLTAAEDDLGVQTATIESASDAEYADNLQSLVDEGCNQITTVGFLLGDATREAADANPDVDFAIVDFEFTDPETFEPNPPDNAKGLTFDTGQPSFLAGYVAAGTSESGTVGTFGGLNIPTVTIFMTGFLQGVEYYNEENDADVKVIGWDGKDGSFTEDFEDQAKGQQVAEQMIQQGADVIFPVAGPAGLGGLKAAQDAEAWGIWVDTDGCVSAAEYCDTLLTSVVKGMDVAVEQAIEDSVNDEFTNEVYRGTLENDGVGLADLGEDVPSEVADKVEELRQMIIDGEIQVG; encoded by the coding sequence ATGGCGGCGGTCGCCGCGCTGGCGTTGTCGCTGGCCGCGTGTGGCGAGCGGGCCGAGGACAGCCCGCAGGCCGAGGAGATCGACTTCAAGGCCTGCATGGTGTCCGACTCGGGTGGGTTCGACGACAAGTCGTTCAACCAGACCTCGCTGGCGGGCCTCACGGCGGCCGAGGACGACCTGGGCGTCCAGACCGCGACCATCGAGTCCGCGAGCGACGCCGAGTACGCCGACAACCTGCAGAGCCTCGTCGACGAGGGCTGCAACCAGATCACCACGGTGGGCTTCCTGCTCGGTGACGCGACCCGCGAGGCCGCGGACGCCAACCCGGACGTCGACTTCGCGATCGTCGACTTCGAGTTCACCGACCCGGAGACCTTCGAGCCGAACCCGCCCGACAACGCCAAGGGCCTGACCTTCGACACCGGCCAGCCGTCGTTCCTCGCGGGCTACGTCGCCGCCGGCACCTCCGAGTCCGGCACCGTCGGCACCTTCGGTGGTCTCAACATCCCCACGGTCACGATCTTCATGACCGGCTTCCTCCAGGGTGTCGAGTACTACAACGAGGAGAACGACGCCGACGTCAAGGTCATCGGCTGGGACGGCAAGGACGGCTCGTTCACCGAGGACTTCGAGGACCAGGCCAAGGGCCAGCAGGTCGCCGAGCAGATGATCCAGCAGGGCGCCGACGTGATCTTCCCGGTCGCCGGGCCGGCGGGTCTCGGTGGCCTCAAGGCCGCCCAGGACGCCGAGGCGTGGGGCATCTGGGTCGACACCGACGGCTGCGTCTCGGCCGCCGAGTACTGCGACACCCTGCTGACCTCCGTGGTCAAGGGCATGGACGTCGCGGTCGAGCAGGCCATCGAGGACTCGGTCAACGACGAGTTCACCAACGAGGTCTACCGCGGCACCCTCGAGAACGACGGTGTCGGCCTGGCCGACCTGGGCGAGGACGTGCCCAGCGAGGTCGCCGACAAGGTCGAGGAGCTCCGTCAGATGATCATCGACGGTGAGATCCAGGTCGGCTGA
- a CDS encoding amidohydrolase, with protein sequence MPIPSHDASATVDAVVDKHTDDLVELRRDLHAHPELSWNEHRTTEAVSDRLAAAGIRVTRVAGTGLLADIGEGRPLIGLRADLDALPVEDTSGLPWASGTPGVAHACGHDVHTAGLVGAGLALAEVHARGLLPGRVRLLFQPAEEVMPGGALHLMDQGALDGMERIFMLHCDPTLEVGQVGVREGALTGAADALSVRLSGQGGHTSRPHLTEDLTFALGKLVTELPAILSRRLDPRSGVSVVWGMVRAGSAHNVIPEVGQAAGTVRMLDPVAWAEAEGLVRVLIDEIVAPYGVTAEVDYRRGVPPVVNEFQAAQLLASAVRRVVGVAGQVQTTQSLGGEDFGWYLERVPGAMGRLGTRTPGGPRYDLHQGNIVVDEGATAVAARVLAEVALTAMAP encoded by the coding sequence ATGCCGATCCCCTCACACGACGCCTCAGCCACCGTCGACGCCGTCGTCGACAAGCACACCGACGACCTCGTCGAGCTCCGCCGTGACCTGCACGCCCACCCGGAGCTGTCCTGGAACGAGCACCGCACCACCGAGGCCGTCTCGGACCGGCTGGCCGCAGCGGGCATCCGCGTGACGCGGGTGGCCGGTACGGGCCTGCTCGCCGACATCGGCGAGGGCCGCCCGCTGATCGGCCTCCGCGCCGACCTGGACGCGCTGCCCGTCGAGGACACCTCCGGGCTGCCGTGGGCGAGCGGGACGCCGGGAGTGGCGCACGCGTGCGGCCACGACGTCCACACCGCTGGCCTGGTCGGCGCCGGCCTGGCGCTCGCCGAGGTCCACGCGCGCGGGCTGCTGCCCGGTCGGGTGCGCCTGCTCTTCCAGCCCGCCGAGGAGGTCATGCCCGGCGGGGCGCTGCACCTGATGGACCAGGGCGCGCTCGACGGCATGGAGCGGATCTTCATGCTCCACTGCGACCCGACCCTCGAGGTCGGGCAGGTGGGCGTCCGCGAGGGGGCCCTGACCGGGGCCGCCGACGCGTTGTCGGTGCGGCTGTCCGGCCAGGGCGGGCACACCTCGCGTCCCCACCTCACCGAGGACCTCACCTTCGCGCTCGGCAAGCTCGTCACCGAGCTTCCCGCGATCCTGTCCCGCCGGCTCGACCCGCGTTCGGGCGTCAGCGTCGTGTGGGGGATGGTGCGGGCCGGGTCCGCCCACAACGTGATCCCCGAGGTCGGGCAGGCCGCCGGCACGGTCCGGATGCTCGACCCGGTCGCCTGGGCCGAGGCCGAGGGGCTGGTCCGGGTGCTCATCGACGAGATCGTGGCGCCGTACGGCGTGACCGCCGAGGTCGACTACCGCCGCGGCGTACCCCCGGTCGTCAACGAGTTCCAGGCCGCGCAGCTGCTGGCCTCCGCCGTACGCCGGGTGGTCGGCGTGGCCGGGCAGGTGCAGACGACCCAGAGCCTCGGTGGCGAGGACTTCGGCTGGTACCTCGAGCGGGTCCCGGGCGCGATGGGCCGGCTGGGCACCCGCACCCCGGGCGGGCCGCGCTACGACCTGCACCAGGGCAACATCGTGGTCGACGAGGGGGCCACGGCCGTGGCCGCACGCGTGCTGGCCGAGGTGGCGCTCACCGCGATGGCTCCGTGA